A DNA window from Candidatus Methylacidithermus pantelleriae contains the following coding sequences:
- a CDS encoding sulfate ABC transporter substrate-binding protein: MPKIFARFASTVLLVAASVAAVPGQEITLLNVSYDPTRELFEQYNAYFERFWKEKHGQTLHIRTSHGGSGKQARAVIDGLQADVVTLALAYDIDQIAKAGLIKPDWETRLPDRSSPYTSTIVFIVRKGNPKKIHDWPDLIRPGVQVIVPNPKTSGGARWAYLAAWGSALQRTGSAEQARQFTRELYRHVPVLDSGARGSTTTFAERLVGDVLLNWENEAYLLLREFPNRFEIVVPPQSILAEPKVAVVDAVVDRRGTRAVAEAYLQHLYDEEAQRIAARNGYRPRLASILNEFQQKFPKISLFSIDLFGGWEKAHNTHFADGGIFDQIYTASR, from the coding sequence ATGCCAAAGATCTTTGCTCGATTTGCCTCCACCGTGCTTCTGGTAGCGGCGTCCGTAGCCGCCGTTCCGGGACAAGAGATTACGCTTCTTAATGTTTCCTACGATCCTACACGAGAATTGTTCGAGCAGTATAACGCGTACTTCGAGCGTTTCTGGAAAGAAAAACACGGCCAAACTCTCCACATCCGAACCTCTCATGGAGGCTCCGGAAAACAGGCGCGGGCTGTCATTGACGGGCTCCAGGCCGACGTGGTCACCCTTGCCCTTGCCTACGATATCGACCAAATTGCCAAGGCCGGTCTCATCAAGCCTGACTGGGAAACGCGCCTTCCCGACCGCAGCAGCCCCTACACTTCCACCATTGTATTCATCGTCCGGAAAGGAAACCCTAAAAAAATCCACGACTGGCCCGACCTAATACGACCCGGCGTACAGGTGATTGTACCTAACCCCAAAACCAGCGGAGGAGCCCGCTGGGCTTACCTGGCAGCTTGGGGCTCAGCTCTCCAGCGGACCGGAAGTGCTGAACAAGCCCGCCAATTCACCCGAGAATTATACCGGCACGTGCCGGTCCTCGATTCCGGGGCACGAGGTTCGACAACGACCTTTGCGGAACGGTTGGTTGGGGATGTGCTGCTTAATTGGGAAAATGAAGCCTATCTTTTGCTTCGGGAATTCCCCAATCGATTTGAGATTGTGGTCCCCCCACAAAGCATCCTAGCCGAACCAAAAGTAGCTGTGGTAGATGCCGTAGTGGATCGTCGGGGAACACGGGCAGTGGCCGAAGCCTATCTGCAACACCTTTATGATGAAGAAGCGCAGCGGATCGCTGCGAGAAACGGGTACCGTCCACGGCTTGCTTCCATTCTAAACGAGTTCCAGCAAAAGTTTCCCAAGATCTCGCTTTTCTCGATCGACCTTTTCGGTGGTTGGGAAAAGGCCCACAACACACACTTTGCTGACGGCGGGATCTTTGACCAGATCTATACGGCCTCCCGGTAG